One genomic window of bacterium includes the following:
- a CDS encoding efflux RND transporter periplasmic adaptor subunit: MRKKVLIVIGVIFIAFMTWRIVSHVKGPVTGAPGGGRPPVAVEIESVRQAPIKEIHQFTGTVFPIYQYIISPKVSGRVVEIRKRIGDWVTKGEVVARIDDAEYQQAVREAEANLRIAQASLTEAKSQFELSRQELERAQSLQEKGIASPSELDAASTSFDAQKSRLELAQAQVEQREASLTSAKIRLSYTVLAATEPGYIGERYTDEGALLAPNAPLVSVIGINTVLIRTTIIERDYGLIHEGQLSSVMVDAFPGKRFTGKVARIAPLLQEASRVAKMEIEVLNDSLYLKPGMFTRVDIVLNEKESAQIVPSRAVVRRNGKEGVFMVSPDGTQAQYYPVEVGIVTPEATEIVSPKLDGFVVTLGQHLLENGSPIILPDQSGTEGSPAQTGKKGQPPKSGKESGT, from the coding sequence ATGAGAAAAAAAGTGCTCATTGTAATCGGGGTCATTTTTATTGCCTTTATGACTTGGCGTATCGTATCGCATGTAAAAGGACCCGTTACCGGTGCACCCGGTGGGGGACGGCCGCCGGTCGCGGTTGAAATCGAAAGTGTCAGGCAGGCCCCTATTAAGGAAATTCACCAGTTCACCGGCACTGTATTCCCGATCTATCAGTATATTATTTCGCCGAAGGTATCCGGACGGGTGGTTGAAATCAGAAAACGGATCGGTGACTGGGTAACCAAGGGAGAAGTAGTTGCCCGGATCGATGATGCGGAGTACCAGCAGGCTGTTCGCGAAGCCGAGGCGAATCTCAGAATTGCACAGGCCTCTCTGACGGAAGCAAAGAGCCAGTTCGAACTTTCCCGTCAGGAGCTCGAACGCGCGCAGTCGCTCCAGGAAAAAGGTATCGCCTCGCCGTCCGAGCTCGATGCTGCCTCGACGAGTTTCGATGCCCAGAAATCCCGTCTCGAACTTGCGCAGGCCCAGGTCGAACAGCGCGAAGCCTCGCTCACATCCGCAAAAATCCGCCTCAGTTATACGGTTCTTGCCGCTACCGAGCCGGGATATATCGGCGAACGGTATACCGATGAGGGAGCCCTGCTTGCGCCCAATGCCCCGCTCGTTTCGGTCATAGGCATCAATACAGTGCTCATACGGACGACGATTATCGAGCGCGATTACGGTCTCATACACGAGGGCCAGCTTTCGAGTGTCATGGTGGATGCATTTCCGGGAAAACGGTTCACCGGTAAAGTGGCACGTATTGCCCCTCTGCTTCAGGAGGCTTCGAGGGTCGCCAAGATGGAAATTGAGGTTCTCAATGACTCCCTGTATCTTAAACCGGGAATGTTTACACGGGTCGATATCGTGCTCAACGAAAAAGAATCAGCCCAGATCGTTCCGAGCAGAGCTGTGGTGAGACGGAACGGTAAAGAGGGTGTTTTCATGGTCAGTCCGGACGGAACGCAGGCTCAATATTATCCCGTGGAAGTTGGTATCGTGACACCCGAAGCGACGGAGATTGTCTCGCCGAAACTCGATGGATTCGTGGTTACCCTCGGTCAGCATCTCCTGGAGAACGGAAGCCCCATAATACTCCCTGACCAGTCCGGAACAGAAGGTTCTCCAGCGCAAACGGGTAAAAAAGGCCAGCCGCCAAAATCCGGCAAGGAGTCGGGAACATGA
- a CDS encoding efflux RND transporter permease subunit: MNIASGSIHRPILTTIIFLIIITLGLVSFWRLSIDLMPEVTYPSISVRTTYGNVGPQEMEELITRPIEEALAAVQGVEEITSSSTEGQSTVRVAFTWGTDLDVAANDIRDRIDRIMGRLPEDIERPTIFKFDVSAFPIVFLGVSSNMNALDLRRLVDDQVKYRLERVPGVAAVNIYGGLTREIHVDLQAPKLKALGLSTEAIISALQNENRNVPAGLYEKGNLEVLIRTQGEYRSLDEIRDTVVTIRDGTPIQIRDVADVEDSWEEVRREYRINGTPGVRLSINKQSGSNTVKVAEAVQVEMERINRDIPQIQLVTLTDTSIYIKQSINNVGVSTLLGGILAVLILFLFLRNLSSTAIIATAIPISIIATFGLIYFGGFTLNIMTFGGLALGIGMLVDSAIVVLENIYRHRESGENPIKSSLDGTSEVWSAIVASTLTTLVVFIPVIFIRGMSGIMFQQMAYVVTFSLMCSLIVALTLVPMLGSRFLKYQPVQHFTGENWLHRIYALSEETFKKVEQQYSQVLQWALGHRKIIIITTVGLFVISVPLVRFIGVELMPAADESEVRVTVEMAVGTRLEVLDQATRTVEKIIIKEVPERKSILSSVGGGGYMSSGGHTSSLTIPLVPKSQRKRSSEQVANDLRRVLSGLPGVTIRTRAGQGLFLLRMGSSSTDNISVEIRGYDLAVAQDLAQRVNEVVKQVPGITDTQISREEGNPEQVIRVDRQKAADLGLSVSRIGDALETAVGGTTASYFREGGKEYRILVRLSEEDRKDLSELLDLTVVNNRGEPVILRNVVTSTPLEGPVRIERKDQERIITVNANFTGRDMGSVIKDIRKELTTVPKPKDFTTLFGGDYEEQQKAFHELLVGFLLAIFLVYMVMAGQFESFRDPFIVLFSIPMALIGIVVTMIMTNTTFSMQAFIGCIMLAGIVVNNAILLVDYTNQLRRIHGMELIEAVKIAGSRRLRPILMTTMTTVLGLLPLSFGMGEGGEAQAPLARVVIGGLLSSTLITLVLVPVVYSVFEQKLKPKNDLVES; this comes from the coding sequence ATGAATATAGCCAGCGGATCAATACATCGTCCCATTCTGACAACGATCATTTTTCTTATCATCATAACATTGGGTCTCGTATCGTTCTGGCGCCTTTCCATCGACCTTATGCCCGAAGTGACCTATCCCTCTATTTCTGTCAGAACAACTTACGGCAATGTCGGACCTCAGGAAATGGAGGAACTGATAACGAGGCCGATTGAGGAGGCGCTTGCTGCAGTACAGGGCGTCGAAGAAATCACATCGTCCTCCACCGAGGGACAGAGTACGGTGCGGGTAGCGTTTACATGGGGCACCGATCTCGATGTCGCCGCCAACGATATCCGTGACAGGATCGATCGGATCATGGGTCGTCTTCCCGAGGATATCGAACGGCCCACTATTTTTAAATTCGACGTCTCGGCATTTCCGATCGTTTTCCTCGGTGTTTCGAGCAACATGAACGCCCTCGATCTCCGGCGTCTTGTCGATGATCAGGTCAAATACCGTCTCGAACGGGTTCCCGGCGTCGCAGCGGTCAACATATATGGCGGGTTGACCCGTGAAATCCATGTCGATCTTCAGGCCCCCAAGCTCAAGGCGCTCGGGCTGTCAACCGAAGCGATCATCTCCGCGCTCCAGAACGAGAATCGTAATGTACCAGCCGGTCTTTATGAAAAAGGGAACCTCGAAGTTCTCATCAGGACACAGGGAGAATATCGTTCGCTCGATGAGATACGCGATACAGTCGTTACCATTCGGGACGGCACGCCGATCCAGATAAGGGATGTTGCAGATGTGGAGGATTCCTGGGAAGAAGTACGTCGCGAATATCGCATTAACGGCACACCCGGCGTCCGTCTTTCAATAAACAAACAGTCCGGCTCAAACACCGTTAAGGTTGCCGAGGCCGTTCAAGTCGAGATGGAGCGGATAAATCGGGATATCCCACAGATACAACTGGTTACCCTGACTGATACATCGATCTATATAAAACAGTCGATCAATAATGTCGGTGTTTCCACACTTCTCGGCGGAATTCTCGCTGTTCTCATCCTGTTTCTGTTCCTCCGGAATCTGTCGAGCACCGCTATTATCGCCACCGCGATTCCTATTTCCATCATTGCCACATTCGGACTCATCTATTTTGGCGGATTTACCCTGAATATCATGACGTTCGGCGGTCTTGCACTGGGAATCGGCATGCTTGTCGACAGCGCCATCGTTGTGCTCGAGAATATATACCGGCACCGTGAGAGCGGAGAAAATCCCATAAAGAGCTCTCTGGACGGAACATCCGAAGTCTGGTCTGCGATCGTTGCCAGCACGCTCACCACGCTTGTGGTTTTTATTCCGGTGATTTTCATCCGGGGTATGTCCGGAATCATGTTCCAGCAAATGGCTTATGTTGTCACATTCTCCCTGATGTGCTCGCTCATTGTCGCGCTGACACTCGTTCCCATGCTTGGCTCGCGGTTTCTCAAATACCAGCCGGTGCAGCATTTTACAGGGGAGAACTGGCTTCATAGAATTTATGCTTTAAGTGAGGAAACGTTCAAAAAAGTTGAGCAGCAGTATTCACAGGTGTTGCAGTGGGCGCTCGGTCATCGGAAGATTATTATCATTACCACGGTGGGTCTTTTTGTGATTTCAGTCCCTCTTGTCCGGTTTATCGGGGTTGAACTGATGCCCGCCGCCGATGAGAGCGAAGTCAGAGTAACAGTCGAAATGGCAGTAGGCACACGGCTCGAAGTACTCGACCAGGCCACACGGACTGTGGAAAAGATTATCATTAAAGAAGTTCCCGAACGAAAGTCCATACTTTCCAGTGTCGGCGGCGGCGGTTACATGTCTTCCGGAGGTCATACATCCTCGCTGACTATACCGCTTGTCCCCAAGAGCCAGCGCAAGCGGAGCAGCGAGCAGGTTGCCAATGATCTGCGAAGGGTACTTTCCGGTCTTCCGGGAGTTACGATTCGAACGAGAGCCGGGCAGGGTTTATTCCTTCTCAGGATGGGATCTTCTTCTACCGACAACATCAGTGTTGAGATTCGCGGTTACGATCTGGCTGTAGCGCAGGACCTGGCACAGCGGGTCAATGAAGTTGTCAAACAGGTGCCCGGTATTACCGATACCCAGATTAGCCGCGAAGAAGGGAATCCCGAACAGGTCATCCGTGTCGACCGTCAGAAAGCGGCCGATCTCGGACTGAGTGTATCACGGATCGGAGATGCTCTTGAAACCGCAGTCGGCGGTACAACCGCATCGTATTTTCGCGAGGGAGGCAAGGAGTACCGTATTCTCGTCCGGCTGAGCGAGGAAGACAGGAAAGACCTGAGCGAGCTGCTCGACCTGACTGTGGTCAACAACCGCGGCGAGCCGGTGATTCTCCGTAATGTCGTAACGAGCACACCCCTCGAGGGACCGGTTAGAATCGAGCGGAAAGACCAGGAAAGGATCATCACGGTCAACGCCAACTTTACCGGCCGTGACATGGGTTCGGTCATCAAAGACATACGGAAAGAACTCACTACTGTTCCCAAGCCGAAAGATTTTACCACCCTTTTCGGTGGAGATTACGAAGAGCAGCAGAAAGCGTTCCATGAGCTTCTGGTCGGCTTCCTCCTTGCGATATTCCTTGTATATATGGTGATGGCAGGACAGTTCGAATCGTTCAGGGACCCGTTCATCGTTCTGTTTTCCATTCCCATGGCATTGATCGGTATCGTGGTGACCATGATCATGACCAATACCACGTTCAGCATGCAGGCATTTATCGGATGTATCATGCTGGCAGGAATTGTGGTCAATAATGCAATCCTCCTCGTCGATTATACCAACCAGCTGAGGCGCATTCATGGCATGGAATTAATAGAGGCGGTGAAAATTGCCGGTTCACGGCGGCTCAGGCCGATTCTCATGACGACGATGACGACAGTGCTCGGACTTCTCCCGCTTTCATTCGGCATGGGTGAGGGAGGAGAAGCACAGGCGCCGCTTGCCCGTGTGGTTATCGGCGGGCTGTTGAGCTCGACGCTTATCACCCTTGTCCTCGTGCCGGTGGTTTATTCGGTTTTTGAACAGAAACTCAAACCAAAAAATGATCTGGTGGAATCATGA